The following coding sequences lie in one Arachis ipaensis cultivar K30076 chromosome B03, Araip1.1, whole genome shotgun sequence genomic window:
- the LOC110269582 gene encoding uncharacterized protein LOC110269582, producing MVAAYNIRHGAWLRAYYEGDGTLCISIRNLDGSRIVYPRPHSRSNFTAPTLSSVNPHCTGVLSRDVFHTGDVIPPFSIEYTPPTSPVLSNTFGSPQNSTNSLCCPVYFASTTSQASLVGQVDLGLQTRSLSPPVARDAASFSEWIRR from the exons ATGGTTGCCGCGTACAACATAAGGCATGGGGCTTGGTTGCGCGCCTACTATGAAGGTGATGGCACTCTATGCATCTCTATAAGGAACCTTGACGGATCCCGCATTGTGTATCCAAGGCCACATTCTCGAAGCAACTTCACTGCTCCAACACTTAGTAGTGTTAATCCTCACTGTACAGGCGTCCTTTCTCGTGATGTCTTCCACACCGGCGACGTTATACCTCCATTTTCCATAGAATACACTCCTCCCACCTCTCCTGTTCTTAGCAACACCTTCGGCAGTCCACAAAACTCAACCAACAGCCTTTGTTGTCCTGTCTATTTTGCCTCGACTACTTCACAAGCGAGTCTGGTGGGCCAAGTTGACCTCGGTTTGCAGACGCGATCTCTTAGTCCGCCCGTTGCACGAG ATGCTGCCAGCTTCTCTGAGTGGATTCGTCGTTAG
- the LOC107632719 gene encoding protein FAR1-RELATED SEQUENCE 11-like has protein sequence MEFKRMFNSEGKNSDGSTSNDSCGYYYASDDEWDEDEGLECYEGCESGEKSVGDAVDGNRSGGADDVAEGGLSRPVDTQDFSGKEFATEEDAYAAYKEFAKLRGFGVRKGDVARVNGVLIRRDFFCHRQGTRHPKHYDRPERVREERLESCTDCKATLKIYYDMQHSVWRVRTIVDEHNHELAPTVFTHFLPSHQKMSDDNKAQVDSFKQFGSSTSKIMAYMAGQSGGYGMLRFTKREELRRTQKKKSFASELKFGLNSSLNKKLIEKNKNPRS, from the coding sequence ATGGAATTCAAGCGTATGTTCAACAGTGAGGGTAAAAACTCGGATGGAAGTACCTCGAATGATAGTTGCGGATATTATTATGCGAGTGACGATGAATGGGACGAGGACGAAGGCCTCGAGTGCTATGAGGGCTGCGAATCCGGGGAAAAAAGTGTAGGGGATGCCGTCGATGGTAATAGGTCGGGTGGTGCAGATGATGTGGCAGAGGGTGGTCTCAGCCGTCCAGTCGATACACAAGACTTCTCGGGAAAAGAGTTTGCAACGGAGGAGGATGCTTATGCTGCCTACAAGGAGTTTGCTAAATTAAGGGGCTTTGGAGTTCGAAAGGGAGATGTAGCTCGTGTGAATGGGGTGTTGATTAGGAGAGACTTTTTCTGCCATCGACAAGGTACAAGACATCCTAAGCACTATGACCGTCCTGAGCGAGTAAGGGAGGAGAGGTTGGAGAGTTGTACCGATTGTAAGGCAACGTTGAAGATTTACTATGATATGCAACATAGCGTGTGGAGGGTGAGAACCATCGTGGATGAACACAACCACGAGCTTGCCCCAACAGTGTTCACACATTTCCTTCCTAGTCATCAGAAGATGAGTGATGACAACAAGGCACAGGTGGATAGTTTCAAGCAGTTCGGGAGCTCCACGTCAAAAATAATGGCTTACATGGCGGGGCAATCTGGTGGGTATGGCATGCTTCGATTTACAAAACGAGAAGAGCTCAGAAGAACTCAGAAGAAGAAGAGCTTTGCATCTGAACTCAAATTTGGACTAAATTCCtcattgaataaaaaattaattgaaaaaaacaaaaaccCAAGAAGTTAA
- the LOC107629986 gene encoding uncharacterized protein LOC107629986 — protein MLGIVRASSSSRLFSTFRRVSPFSSRFSVRSMAHSAPPFNKITIQRDNTTFDAYVVGKEDAPGIVVLQEWWGVDFEIKNHAVKISQLGPGFKALIPDLYRGKVGLDVAEAQHLMDGLDWQGAVKDIEASVNWLKANGSKKVGVTGYCMGGALSIASSVLVPGVDAVVAFYGVPSSDLADPAKARAPIQAHFGELDNFVGFSDVTAAKALEEKLKASGVPHEVHIYPGNSHAFMNRSPEGIERRKSMGLPDQDEGAVQLAWSRFESWMTRYLSS, from the exons ATGCTGGGTATTGTGAGAGCATCATCTAGTTCCAGATTGTTCTCTACATTTCGCAGGGTTTCACCCTTCTCTTCGCGCTTCTCAGTCCGCTCAATGGCTCACTCTGCTCCCCCTTTCAACAAAATCACCATCCAAAGGGATAACACC ACATTTGATGCATACGTCGTTGGCAAAGAAGATGCTCCTGGAATTGTTGTTCTTCAGGAGTGGTGGGGAGTGGATTTTGAAATCAAGAATCATGCTGTCAAGATTTCTCAGCTAGGTCCTGGATTTAAAGCTCTTATTCCAGA TCTGTATAGAGGAAAGGTTGGTCTTGATGTCGCGGAAGCCCAGCATTTGATGGATGGGCTCGATTGGCAGGGCGCTGTAAAGGATATAGAGGCCTCGGTTAACTGGCTTAAAGCAAATGGTTCAAAGAAG GTTGGTGTGACCGGATACTGTATGGGGGGTGCTCTCTCAATTGCCAGCTCTGTGTTGGTTCCAGGGGTTGATGCTGTTGTAGCTTTCTATGGAGTTCCTTCTTCTGATCTTGCAGATCCCGCAAAAGCCAGGGCTCCTATTCAGGCTCACTTCGGAGAGCTTGATAATTTTGTTGGCTTCTCAGATGTCACG GCTGCCAAGGCCTTGGAGGAGAAGCTGAAAGCATCTGGAGTTCCACACGAGGTACACATATACCCCGGAAACAGCCATGCTTTCATGAACAGGTCACCGGAGGGAATTGAGAGGAGGAAGAGCATGGGGTTGCCTGATCAAGATGAAGGTGCAGTTCAGTTGGCCTGGTCTCGCTTTGAGTCGTGGATGACTAGGTACTTGTCAAGCTGA